From the Nerophis ophidion isolate RoL-2023_Sa linkage group LG18, RoL_Noph_v1.0, whole genome shotgun sequence genome, one window contains:
- the LOC133536898 gene encoding zinc finger protein OZF-like isoform X3: MLQVFEYVADQTEEVTSSSSRPEAGDVVTTLPTECLQAAVQKKVFECDVCSKSFSRQLHLTKHADTHKEPSTCPRCPRTFRNAATLERHLLRHEERERQSFACAICEKAFKSKMLLKSHELVHRDARPFACATCGKAFKSRQRLQAHCVVHSADKPHKCEECGEGFRYAVALRGHRSVHTGEYPHKCGVCGKAFAKKRSLGTHMAVHRGKMFTCETCGAGFTLRQNLKRHSRIHTGERPFKCHVCGVSFVQDKLKAHMLLHGASKTFMCDLCGKTFLYNCQLQKHQQLVHLPGDGHGQAARRRAGARASRTVIFRRDRTTVEVTPFTCQTCQRGFHSAASLKKHEQVHAGRTPYTCHVCGKAFLYKATFDYHLRTHSGERPYACDVCGKTFIIQHALKSHKLQHTGEKPHRCEHCGKAFRVYTNYRRHLRIHTGEKPYQCEVCGVRFRQLGHVKFHMQVHTGERPYVCHTCGLGFSDSRQLKRHDCAQNVLVTSYT, from the exons ATGTTGCAGACCAGACTGAGGAGGTGACATCATCGTCCAGCAGACCAGAAG CAGGTGATGTCGTCACGACCCTGCCCACTGAGTGTCTCCAAGCTGCGGTCCAGAAGAAGGTCTTTGAATGTGACGTGTGCAGCAAGAGCTTCAGCCGCCAGCTTCACCTGACGAAGCACGCGGACACCCACAAGGAGCCCTCCACCTGTCCCCGCTGCCCCAGGACCTTCCGCAACGCAGCCACGTTGGAGCGCCACCTGCTGCGGCACGAGGAGAGGGAGCGGCAGAGCTTCGCGTGCGCGATCTGTGAGAAGGCGTTCAAGAGCAAGATGCTCCTCAAGTCCCACGAACTGGTCCACCGAGACGCCCGGCCCTTCGCCTGCGCCACCTGCGGCAAGGCCTTCAAGAGCCGCCAGCGCCTACAGGCCCACTGCGTGGTCCACAGCGCCGACAAACCGCACAAGTGCGAGGAGTGTGGCGAGGGCTTCCGCTACGCCGTGGCGCTGCGCGGCCACCGTAGCGTCCACACAGGCGAGTATCCTCACAAGTGCGGCGTGTGTGGCAAGGCCTTCGCCAAGAAGCGCTCGCTGGGCACGCACATGGCCGTGCACCGGGGGAAGATGTTCACGTGCGAGACGTGCGGCGCCGGCTTCACACTGCGGCAGAACCTCAAGCGGCACTCCCGCATCCATACAGGAGAGCGTCCGTTCAAATGCCACGTGTGCGGCGTGAGCTTCGTGCAGGACAAGCTGAAAGCCCACATGCTGCTCCACGGCGCATCCAAGACCTTCATGTGCGACCTCTGTGGAAAGACTTTCCTCTACAACTGCCAGCTCCAGAAGCACCAGCAGCTGGTCCACCTACCGGGGGACGGCCACGGCCAGGCGGCGCGCAGGCGGGCAGGTGCGCGTGCGTCCCGCACGGTAATCTTCCGGCGGGACAGGACCACAGTGGAGGTGACGCCCTTCACCTGCCAGACTTGCCAGCGGGGCTTCCACTCGGCGGCCTCCCTCAAGAAACACGAGCAGGTGCACGCGGGCCGCACGCCGTACACCTGCCACGTGTGCGGCAAGGCCTTCCTCTACAAAGCCACCTTCGACTACCACCTGAGGACGCACTCGGGGGAGCGGCCCTATGCCTGCGACGTGTGCGGCAAGACCTTCATCATCCAGCACGCCCTCAAGTCGCACAAACTGCAGCACACGGGCGAGAAGCCTCACAGGTGCGAGCATTGCGGGAAGGCCTTCCGGGTCTACACCAACTACCGCCGACACCTGAGGATCCACACGGGCGAGAAGCCGTACCAGTGCGAGGTGTGCGGCGTGCGCTTCCGGCAGCTCGGCCACGTCAAGTTCCACATGCAGGTGCACACGGGGGAGCGGCCCTACGTCTGCCACACCTGTGGGCTCGGCTTCTCCGACTCCAGGCAGCTCAAGAGACACGACTGCGCCCAGAACGTGCTGGTGACCTCGTACACGTGA
- the LOC133536898 gene encoding zinc finger protein OZF-like isoform X4, giving the protein MLQVFEYVADQTEEVTSSSSRPEGDVVTTLPTECLQAAVQKKVFECDVCSKSFSRQLHLTKHADTHKEPSTCPRCPRTFRNAATLERHLLRHEERERQSFACAICEKAFKSKMLLKSHELVHRDARPFACATCGKAFKSRQRLQAHCVVHSADKPHKCEECGEGFRYAVALRGHRSVHTGEYPHKCGVCGKAFAKKRSLGTHMAVHRGKMFTCETCGAGFTLRQNLKRHSRIHTGERPFKCHVCGVSFVQDKLKAHMLLHGASKTFMCDLCGKTFLYNCQLQKHQQLVHLPGDGHGQAARRRAGARASRTVIFRRDRTTVEVTPFTCQTCQRGFHSAASLKKHEQVHAGRTPYTCHVCGKAFLYKATFDYHLRTHSGERPYACDVCGKTFIIQHALKSHKLQHTGEKPHRCEHCGKAFRVYTNYRRHLRIHTGEKPYQCEVCGVRFRQLGHVKFHMQVHTGERPYVCHTCGLGFSDSRQLKRHDCAQNVLVTSYT; this is encoded by the exons ATGTTGCAGACCAGACTGAGGAGGTGACATCATCGTCCAGCAGACCAGAAG GTGATGTCGTCACGACCCTGCCCACTGAGTGTCTCCAAGCTGCGGTCCAGAAGAAGGTCTTTGAATGTGACGTGTGCAGCAAGAGCTTCAGCCGCCAGCTTCACCTGACGAAGCACGCGGACACCCACAAGGAGCCCTCCACCTGTCCCCGCTGCCCCAGGACCTTCCGCAACGCAGCCACGTTGGAGCGCCACCTGCTGCGGCACGAGGAGAGGGAGCGGCAGAGCTTCGCGTGCGCGATCTGTGAGAAGGCGTTCAAGAGCAAGATGCTCCTCAAGTCCCACGAACTGGTCCACCGAGACGCCCGGCCCTTCGCCTGCGCCACCTGCGGCAAGGCCTTCAAGAGCCGCCAGCGCCTACAGGCCCACTGCGTGGTCCACAGCGCCGACAAACCGCACAAGTGCGAGGAGTGTGGCGAGGGCTTCCGCTACGCCGTGGCGCTGCGCGGCCACCGTAGCGTCCACACAGGCGAGTATCCTCACAAGTGCGGCGTGTGTGGCAAGGCCTTCGCCAAGAAGCGCTCGCTGGGCACGCACATGGCCGTGCACCGGGGGAAGATGTTCACGTGCGAGACGTGCGGCGCCGGCTTCACACTGCGGCAGAACCTCAAGCGGCACTCCCGCATCCATACAGGAGAGCGTCCGTTCAAATGCCACGTGTGCGGCGTGAGCTTCGTGCAGGACAAGCTGAAAGCCCACATGCTGCTCCACGGCGCATCCAAGACCTTCATGTGCGACCTCTGTGGAAAGACTTTCCTCTACAACTGCCAGCTCCAGAAGCACCAGCAGCTGGTCCACCTACCGGGGGACGGCCACGGCCAGGCGGCGCGCAGGCGGGCAGGTGCGCGTGCGTCCCGCACGGTAATCTTCCGGCGGGACAGGACCACAGTGGAGGTGACGCCCTTCACCTGCCAGACTTGCCAGCGGGGCTTCCACTCGGCGGCCTCCCTCAAGAAACACGAGCAGGTGCACGCGGGCCGCACGCCGTACACCTGCCACGTGTGCGGCAAGGCCTTCCTCTACAAAGCCACCTTCGACTACCACCTGAGGACGCACTCGGGGGAGCGGCCCTATGCCTGCGACGTGTGCGGCAAGACCTTCATCATCCAGCACGCCCTCAAGTCGCACAAACTGCAGCACACGGGCGAGAAGCCTCACAGGTGCGAGCATTGCGGGAAGGCCTTCCGGGTCTACACCAACTACCGCCGACACCTGAGGATCCACACGGGCGAGAAGCCGTACCAGTGCGAGGTGTGCGGCGTGCGCTTCCGGCAGCTCGGCCACGTCAAGTTCCACATGCAGGTGCACACGGGGGAGCGGCCCTACGTCTGCCACACCTGTGGGCTCGGCTTCTCCGACTCCAGGCAGCTCAAGAGACACGACTGCGCCCAGAACGTGCTGGTGACCTCGTACACGTGA